TTATTTGCTCCATCTTTTCATCTGTCCATATTGGAATTGGGGTTCCCCAATATCTATTCCTACTTATACACCAATCTTTAGCATCTTTAATCCAATTatggaattttttttccttaaCATGCGCAGGTATCCAATATGTtgtatcattatttttaactaACCTATcagtataattattaactCTTACAAACCATGCAGGTATAGCTCTATAAATTAATGGCGTATCACTTCTCCAACAAAAAGGATATGAATGGACaatcatattattacttaACAATCTATTTTGTtcctttaatattttcttaattACAATATCAGCATctttaatatacatattttcaaCTTCTTTTACTTCGCTTGTAAAATAACCATTTGAATCTAAAGGATCAATGAATATCGATTTTTCTGGatctataattttatttttttcacaaacTCGAAAATCATCTTCACCATAAGATGGAGCACAATGCACAATTCCAGTACCAACCGTATTTGTTACAAATTCAtcacataatattttatatgcattttctttaaaattatatttatcataaaaagtattaaataatggtttatattttaaaccttttaaatatttacctTTGAATCTATTAAGtaaacataaattttcaaCTTTGAATTTTAATTCCTTTATTACCCATTCCATTCTACATTCtgcaaatataaatattctattattttctttatttaaaattcttaaataaatgaaattttcatttacaCATAGAGCTAAATTTGATGGGAGAGTCCAAGGGGTTGTTGTCCATGCAATTATTTCTGTAACCTTGTTAGATGCATCTGATGTGGGTTCAGAAAAATCTTctcgttttttattttcatccaTATTAGATGTGTTTAGTTCATTTGATTTAACACGAGAAAAATATGggtcatataatttttcatactttttaaaaaaatcgacttcgtcttttttttcattcgaTGCATCTAACTCTTTTTGAATCTCAACAGATTCTGGAATAATAGGAAAAGTTTGTAAAAGTATAAATCCTACAATAACACTTGGATCAGAAACatctttataatttaaatttaattcaaaatttGATATAGGTGTATTACATTTACATGAATATGGCATAACTTTAAatgatttataaatataattttttttatataattgacTAAAGATCCACCAAACACTTtccataaaatttttatccatagttttataatcattttcaaAGTCAATCCATCTTCCAATTCTTTCAACGGTATTTACCCATTCAttagaatattttaaaactatACTTctacatttttcattatatacatctattcccatttttaatatatcttctttcttgttaatattattttctttctcTATTTCATATTCAACAGGTAATCCATGACAATCCCAACCAAATCGTCTTTCTACTGAATATCCagattgataaaaatatctaGTTACACaatcttttattattcctGCTAATAAATGCCCATAATGTGGTAATCCAGTAGCAAATGGTGGTccatcataaaaaatgtatggctttctattttttgataactTATTAGATAATTCAaatgcatttatatttttccaatattttaaaaccttttcttcttcttcaacAATATTTGGATTATCCGGTACAGATTCAAATGTGGTCTTGCTTGCCATTTcgttatttttgttttcttttgaCAAACTAATTTTGTGTGTGTTTCCTGGATATTCTTGTCCTATTTTCCCAATGATggtatgaattttttttttttttttttcgccaaaaatattctgaactgtacatatattattttcctttttttttatttcaatttttacGCTAGCTATTTCGCTTTTTAACGTTTTGAACTTTCTGATAAACTGGCCTTTTTGTTTAATCCTTTTTAggaacataaaaaattagcactatttatttgttgCAATAATTCGTTATTgcaaatttgaaaaaagaaTACGCCGATATTTcacaaattaatatatctaATGAATGTGAATAATAGGAATGGTCATATAGCTAGCTGAAAACACACGCATTGGCTAATTATCCGTAAATATGATTAAGCACATGCTTGGTTATTTCAAAGCCTTACAAAATGGGTAGtactatataaatatatacgaCACAACGAGTGTAGGTATATAGATTTGTAATTAAACTAAAATTGTTTCAATAACTTcctatgaatatatatgaaaatacatatatatgatatttaattagtaaaatttacaaataagTATGTTAAATAACATTTTCGATACtctataatttaattatatttttttcctttgcaaaaaaatctttttttatattaaaatttagtatgaatataagaaaaaaatcggaaaaatataatatgaaaaatgaataatacatatatatttataaatgtaGTGCCATATtatgttcataaaatatttgtgaaaatgcaatttttttggggggctaatattattatatatataagttgAAGCaccaaatattataaatggTAGAATATGAGTTTCgcataaaatattccttacatattgaaatatataatattctatatctgatatacttttttttttatttttatatccattctaaatgtttattatttttttttattagcaAATGTAATTGGCACATTTGTAAAAGCTTGTTTATAGGATtgctgttttttttttgttgtaaATAAGtgtcaaaataataaaataaagaatgttatatgtatatattcatatagaaaatttatcaaattgtgtataataatttttttaaacaatatCCCACAATAATTtgatataaacatatatatataaactatatgaatatataataaatacctatgtattaaaaaaatgaaaacaataaaattagTAGGCTTTGttcttacatttttaagtaCATTTTTAGCAAAAAGATTGTCCGTAACCAATAGTCTGGTATGTCCAAGGAAagcaaaaacaaaaatgaaaaaaataaaaaaaattgggtGTAAGCACAATTGCATCCCTACTAGTTATATTTGCTCGATTTTTCggtgatttttttttttttgtttatagaACTTTGTAAATAATGCTCCAAAACAACTTCAAAGACGATCACCACAAAAATTAAGAGCAACAGGTAATTTAATCTATTCCATTATAtgacttttttaaaagcaaacaatattatatgcatgtatgaattatatgcacatatgtGTGCACTGCCTTATGTTATACATTTTCCTGATTTAATTTCACAACAGAATATAAGCTAGATAATAGAACTATTAGGGGCCCACTTTCGccaataaatgaatatattttaatacaaaAGAATGATGCCCACGATACAACCGAAGCGGGAGTCTTTATTGGGGATACAgtaaattatgaacaagaacataaataatatgtatgtgcatgtataataattttttttattactaaatttttgtatttattatttttttagcttaaaaaaaatcaatatGTTGGAAAAGTTTTAGCTGTTGGAACAGGAGTTGTTAACCCCAAAAATGGGtaagcaaaaaaatatgaaatatacTTATTACGCACATTGGCTgagtttttaaaaattaaagaaaattttaaaaatagtatactTAATTGAATGTgcgaaaataatattttttgtttttttttgtgtgataatatttttctttgtaaattttaagagaaatagaaaaatgttgtaaaaaaaagacaaacAAATATGCACAAGAAATAATTTACTAGTTATTTTCTTAactgttcataattttatgacaattttttttaaaattaatttcttAACTTTTGGCTTTTAGTCAACGTGTGCCTATAGACGTTCAAATTGGCGATTTAGTAATTTTTAACCCAAGTGATGGAAATAAGGTAATAAAATTCTGAAAATTGTAgaacaataatatttcatcatatg
This region of Plasmodium chabaudi chabaudi strain AS genome assembly, chromosome: 13 genomic DNA includes:
- a CDS encoding isoleucine--tRNA ligase, putative; translation: MFLKRIKQKGQFIRKFKTLKSEIASVKIEIKKKENNICTVQNIFGEKKKKKIHTIIGKIGQEYPGNTHKISLSKENKNNEMASKTTFESVPDNPNIVEEEEKVLKYWKNINAFELSNKLSKNRKPYIFYDGPPFATGLPHYGHLLAGIIKDCVTRYFYQSGYSVERRFGWDCHGLPVEYEIEKENNINKKEDILKMGIDVYNEKCRSIVLKYSNEWVNTVERIGRWIDFENDYKTMDKNFMESVWWIFSQLYKKNYIYKSFKVMPYSCKCNTPISNFELNLNYKDVSDPSVIVGFILLQTFPIIPESVEIQKELDASNEKKDEVDFFKKYEKLYDPYFSRVKSNELNTSNMDENKKREDFSEPTSDASNKVTEIIAWTTTPWTLPSNLALCVNENFIYLRILNKENNRIFIFAECRMEWVIKELKFKVENLCLLNRFKGKYLKGLKYKPLFNTFYDKYNFKENAYKILCDEFVTNTVGTGIVHCAPSYGEDDFRVCEKNKIIDPEKSIFIDPLDSNGYFTSEVKEVENMYIKDADIVIKKILKEQNRLLSNNMIVHSYPFCWRSDTPLIYRAIPAWFVRVNNYTDRLVKNNDTTYWIPAHVKEKKFHNWIKDAKDWCISRNRYWGTPIPIWTDEKMEQIICIESIKQLEKLSGVTNITDLHRHNIDHITIDDPRGKNYPKLKRISEVFDCWFESGSMPYAKVHFPFYCSDNANSEIDISKVPMESFNKIFPADFIAEGLDQTRGWFYTLLVISTLLFDKAPFKNLICNGLILASDGKKMSKRLKNYPDPIYILNKYGADSLRLYLINSVAVRAENLKFQEKGVNEIVKSFILPFYHSFRFFSQEVTRYETSYKTTFTFSNKYIYDNNDNIMDQWIFSSIQNLIKLVHIEMKQYKLYNVLPKLLDFIENLTNWYIRLNRDRMRGVIDERNCLMSLNTTYKTLYLFTLMMSPFTPFISEYIYKMLQQVQGSNLVLSSDDQPSQTEEDQSKSVHFHMLPQVDDNYTIRYEIIDLIEKMKTVIVLGRILREKRKCPNKRPLKSVKILHRENSFFDNFDKIANYIKEELNILNIEYSTDTSCLTFSVIPNYKKLGTKLGANLKNIQNKIKNMSTEDIKNYEQNKKIIIDNILLEDDDIIINMKHNLNLENIEAISENSITILMDFTADEQLNNMENAREICNNIQKMRKKLALSQNSPVLMHIFIQNETFKNNMIKETEYIHKCLRRSINIINTVDQMEKLQNKFHQETFTVSGQEVIAIFTQN
- a CDS encoding 20 kDa chaperonin, putative; this translates as MKTIKLVGFVLTFLSTFLAKRLSVTNSLNFVNNAPKQLQRRSPQKLRATEYKLDNRTIRGPLSPINEYILIQKNDAHDTTEAGVFIGDTLKKNQYVGKVLAVGTGVVNPKNGQRVPIDVQIGDLVIFNPSDGNKLKYNDKDCLLISNEEILGKINDSSMEVNPENITPFYDRILIKLVNQNINSDSLIIMPESQNSEKSCDGLVVATGSGNYDEHNNKIPLDIRINDYIKFSPFSNESCEFTYKNEKYTFVKARYIMAKY